A genomic segment from Rhodospirillum centenum SW encodes:
- a CDS encoding inorganic phosphate transporter yields MQDIMGEMPSQLRKQALDKDLKKISALETVGHEGRLRLLPLGFSLIFLVLVWLLATNQVLPGSGAGLVIAAAVIGGYMALNIGANDVANNMAPAVGARALTMTGALVVAAIFEAAGALIAGADVVETISRGIINPAAVSGNATFVALMMAALLGAALWLNLATWIGAPVSTTHSIVGGVLGAGITAAGFDVANWPVMGAIAASWVISPLLGGLIAAGFLAILNALILQADDRIAAARRWVPLIVGGTASAFTVYLVQKGLSKVWHPGTGTLVLLSVAILLAGAQFARMAIARRAPFLDNSEKAVGTLFTVPLIVAAALLSFAHGANDVANAIGPLAAIAAAVGGESGTKVTVPSWIMLIGAIGISVGLALFGPRLIRVVGEKITKLNPVRAFCVALSAAITVLVASALGLPVSSTHIAVGAVFGVGLAREYHVSRGGHIRRALRLRGGDGPAPAAPSEPVVYPVPEETLRKVAKRRLVRRSHLLTIVAAWVITVPLTALISAALFLAIRSFVAGI; encoded by the coding sequence TTGCAGGACATCATGGGCGAGATGCCGTCACAACTGCGCAAGCAGGCGCTCGACAAGGACCTCAAGAAGATCAGCGCCCTTGAGACTGTCGGTCACGAAGGCAGGCTACGACTGCTGCCGCTGGGATTCAGTCTGATCTTCCTGGTGCTGGTATGGCTGCTCGCCACCAACCAGGTCCTCCCCGGTTCCGGTGCCGGGCTGGTGATCGCGGCGGCGGTCATCGGTGGCTACATGGCGTTGAACATCGGGGCCAATGACGTCGCCAACAACATGGCGCCGGCGGTGGGGGCCCGGGCTCTGACCATGACCGGCGCACTGGTGGTCGCGGCGATCTTCGAAGCGGCCGGGGCGCTGATCGCCGGCGCCGATGTCGTCGAGACGATCAGTCGCGGCATCATCAACCCGGCGGCGGTCTCCGGGAACGCCACCTTCGTGGCGCTGATGATGGCAGCCCTGCTGGGCGCCGCTTTGTGGCTCAATCTGGCGACATGGATCGGTGCGCCCGTCTCGACAACACATTCCATCGTCGGTGGCGTGCTCGGCGCCGGGATCACGGCGGCCGGGTTCGACGTGGCGAACTGGCCGGTGATGGGCGCCATCGCCGCCAGCTGGGTGATCTCGCCGCTGCTGGGCGGCCTGATCGCGGCTGGCTTCCTCGCCATCCTGAACGCTCTCATCCTCCAGGCTGACGACAGAATCGCCGCGGCCCGACGCTGGGTGCCGCTGATCGTCGGGGGCACGGCGTCAGCCTTCACCGTCTATCTGGTCCAGAAGGGGCTGTCCAAGGTCTGGCATCCGGGCACCGGGACCCTGGTCCTCCTGTCGGTTGCCATCCTGCTGGCCGGGGCGCAGTTCGCCCGCATGGCCATCGCCCGGCGGGCGCCGTTTCTCGACAACAGCGAGAAGGCGGTCGGAACGCTTTTCACGGTGCCGCTGATCGTGGCTGCCGCCCTCCTCTCCTTCGCGCATGGGGCCAACGACGTGGCCAATGCGATCGGTCCCCTGGCGGCCATCGCCGCCGCGGTCGGCGGAGAGTCCGGGACGAAGGTCACCGTTCCGAGCTGGATCATGCTGATCGGTGCCATCGGCATCTCGGTCGGCCTTGCTCTGTTCGGCCCCCGCCTGATCCGCGTGGTCGGGGAGAAGATCACCAAGCTGAATCCGGTGCGTGCCTTCTGCGTCGCGCTGTCGGCCGCGATCACTGTCCTGGTGGCCTCGGCCCTGGGGCTGCCCGTCAGCTCGACGCATATCGCCGTCGGGGCCGTGTTCGGGGTCGGCCTCGCCCGGGAGTACCATGTCAGCCGCGGTGGCCACATCCGCCGTGCCCTGCGCCTGAGAGGGGGAGACGGCCCTGCGCCGGCCGCCCCTTCCGAGCCGGTCGTCTATCCCGTGCCGGAGGAGACTTTGCGCAAGGTCGCCAAGCGTCGGCTGGTCCGTCGCAGCCACCTGTTGACCATCGTCGCGGCCTGGGTGATCACGGTTCCGCTCACCGCGCTGATCAGCGCCGCCCTCTTCCTGGCGATCCGGAGCTTCGTCGCCGGCATCTGA
- a CDS encoding flagellar basal body rod protein FlgB, producing the protein MPDSAEPQGHDAMDLAAIGLFHLASRRMDYLGARHQVIAENVANANSPGYRAKDLKGFDFQSAMQSAAVRPSLTDPAHLAGLREARDFKEDRQAAAYEMAPDGNGVVLEEQMMKAAEVRQAYDLAAGLFQKHVGMLRQAFTGR; encoded by the coding sequence GTGCCGGATTCCGCCGAACCACAGGGGCACGACGCCATGGACCTCGCCGCCATCGGGCTCTTCCACCTCGCCAGCCGGCGCATGGACTATCTCGGCGCCCGCCATCAGGTGATCGCAGAGAACGTGGCGAATGCCAACTCGCCCGGCTACCGCGCCAAGGACCTGAAGGGCTTCGATTTCCAGTCGGCCATGCAGTCGGCCGCGGTGCGCCCCTCGCTCACCGACCCGGCGCATCTGGCCGGCCTGCGCGAAGCACGGGACTTCAAGGAGGACCGGCAGGCCGCCGCCTACGAGATGGCACCGGACGGCAACGGGGTGGTGCTGGAAGAACAGATGATGAAGGCCGCCGAAGTCCGGCAGGCCTACGACCTCGCCGCCGGCCTCTTCCAGAAGCATGTCGGCATGCTCCGCCAGGCCTTCACCGGCCGCTGA
- the flhA gene encoding flagellar biosynthesis protein FlhA produces the protein MTTASAAIPLGLKHRDVLFALGLVFILTVLILPVPSWMLDVGLALSMAVAVLILMVALWINRPLDFSSFPTVLLIATLLRLALNLASTRLILSEGHTGTDAAGHVIMGFANFVMGGNFVIGLIVFAILVVVNFIVITKGASRIAEVGARFALDAMPGKQMAIDADLSAGLIEETEARRRRQELEQESSFFGAMDGASKFVRGDAVAGLIITGINVLGGMVIGVAQQDMAFGDAARTYTILTVGDGLVTQIPALIVSLAAGILVSKGGNRGSVDEALLGQLGAYPKALAVAGGLMGLLSLTPGLPMPPFLLLAALAGGLAWFLPRYAAKQEESKRHEEMLAAKAPTAEEPVADMLRVDDIKVELGNGLVTLILDPAQGLSAKVRRLRKRFATEFGFLLPSVRLRDSASLPLNAYEISIQGVVVAKGEVMPRKMLAIDPRGQGIDVPGADTREPTFGLPARWIDAAQTEEAELKGFTVVDADSVITTHLSEVIKEHMPGLLGYAATRKLLDEMDRENQRLVADLIPGQVSLSVVQRVLQALLAERVSIRNLPIILEGISEAAAWTRNVTLITEHVRSRLSLQICQSLMNAEGYIPVIVVNPDWEQAFLENIVEEGEDRRFVMPPSQVQDFLLAARAKIQAHAGSDHWPAVLVAPAARPFVRSLLERVSPSTPVICHNELHRKAPVTTIDQI, from the coding sequence ATGACCACAGCCTCCGCCGCCATCCCCCTCGGCCTCAAGCACCGCGACGTCCTGTTCGCGCTGGGGCTGGTCTTCATCCTGACGGTGCTGATCCTGCCGGTGCCAAGCTGGATGCTGGACGTCGGGCTGGCGCTCAGCATGGCGGTGGCCGTGCTGATCCTCATGGTCGCCCTCTGGATCAACCGGCCGCTGGACTTCTCCAGCTTCCCGACCGTGCTGCTGATCGCCACCCTGCTGCGGCTGGCGCTCAATCTTGCGTCCACCCGCCTGATCCTGTCGGAAGGACACACCGGCACGGACGCGGCGGGCCATGTCATCATGGGGTTCGCCAACTTCGTGATGGGCGGCAACTTCGTCATCGGGCTGATCGTCTTCGCTATCCTGGTGGTGGTGAACTTCATCGTCATCACCAAGGGCGCCAGCCGCATCGCCGAAGTGGGCGCCCGTTTCGCCCTGGATGCCATGCCCGGCAAGCAGATGGCGATCGACGCCGATCTCTCCGCCGGCCTGATCGAGGAGACGGAGGCCCGGCGTCGGCGTCAGGAGCTGGAGCAGGAAAGCTCCTTCTTCGGCGCCATGGACGGTGCCAGCAAGTTCGTCCGCGGCGACGCCGTGGCCGGCCTCATCATCACCGGCATCAACGTGCTGGGCGGCATGGTGATCGGCGTGGCACAGCAGGACATGGCCTTCGGCGATGCCGCCCGGACCTATACGATCCTCACCGTCGGCGACGGTCTGGTCACCCAGATTCCGGCCCTGATCGTCAGCCTGGCCGCGGGCATCCTGGTGTCCAAGGGCGGCAACCGCGGCTCGGTGGACGAAGCGCTGCTGGGCCAGCTCGGCGCCTATCCGAAGGCCCTGGCCGTGGCCGGCGGGCTGATGGGCCTGCTGTCGCTGACCCCGGGCCTGCCGATGCCGCCCTTCCTCTTGTTGGCCGCGCTGGCGGGCGGACTGGCCTGGTTCCTGCCCCGGTATGCCGCGAAGCAGGAGGAATCCAAGCGGCACGAGGAGATGCTGGCCGCCAAGGCACCGACGGCCGAGGAGCCCGTGGCGGACATGCTGCGGGTGGACGACATCAAGGTGGAACTGGGCAACGGCCTTGTCACCCTGATCCTGGACCCCGCACAGGGCCTGTCGGCCAAGGTGCGCCGGTTGCGCAAGCGGTTCGCCACCGAGTTCGGATTCCTGCTGCCGTCGGTGCGGCTGCGCGACAGCGCCAGTCTGCCGCTGAACGCCTACGAGATCTCCATCCAGGGCGTCGTCGTCGCCAAGGGCGAGGTGATGCCGCGCAAGATGCTGGCCATCGACCCGCGCGGCCAGGGCATCGACGTTCCCGGTGCCGATACCCGCGAACCGACCTTCGGCCTGCCGGCCCGCTGGATCGATGCGGCACAGACGGAGGAGGCGGAGCTGAAGGGCTTCACCGTGGTGGACGCGGACAGCGTCATCACCACGCACCTGTCCGAGGTGATCAAGGAGCACATGCCCGGCCTGCTGGGCTATGCCGCGACGCGCAAGCTGCTGGACGAGATGGACCGGGAGAACCAGCGGCTGGTCGCCGACCTGATCCCCGGCCAGGTCAGCCTGTCGGTCGTGCAGCGGGTGCTCCAGGCCCTGCTGGCCGAGCGCGTGTCCATCCGCAACCTGCCGATCATCCTGGAGGGCATCTCCGAAGCCGCCGCCTGGACGCGCAATGTCACCCTCATCACCGAGCATGTCCGGAGCCGGCTGTCGCTCCAGATCTGCCAGTCCCTGATGAACGCCGAGGGATACATCCCGGTGATCGTCGTCAACCCGGACTGGGAGCAGGCCTTCCTGGAGAACATCGTGGAGGAGGGGGAGGACCGGCGCTTCGTCATGCCGCCCAGCCAGGTGCAGGACTTCCTGCTGGCGGCGCGGGCCAAGATCCAGGCCCATGCCGGCAGCGACCACTGGCCGGCCGTCCTGGTGGCCCCGGCCGCGCGACCCTTCGTGCGGTCGCTGCTGGAGCGGGTCAGCCCCTCCACCCCCGTGATCTGCCACAACGAACTGCACCGCAAGGCCCCCGTGACCACCATCGACCAGATCTGA
- the fliQ gene encoding flagellar biosynthesis protein FliQ, giving the protein MNEADVFELVRAGIWAAVWAAGPVLAVALLVGFGISLLQALTQLQEATLSFVPKIVAMLVTIVLALPFMYGVLATFTEQVVARIGGAP; this is encoded by the coding sequence ATGAACGAAGCGGATGTCTTCGAGCTGGTGCGGGCAGGGATCTGGGCTGCGGTCTGGGCCGCCGGGCCGGTGCTGGCAGTCGCGCTGCTGGTCGGCTTCGGCATCTCGCTCCTGCAGGCACTCACGCAGCTCCAGGAGGCGACCCTCAGCTTCGTGCCGAAGATCGTCGCCATGCTGGTAACGATCGTGCTGGCGCTGCCCTTCATGTACGGCGTTCTGGCCACCTTCACCGAACAGGTGGTGGCGCGGATCGGGGGTGCGCCATGA
- a CDS encoding flagellar hook-basal body complex protein FliE codes for MIVPAAGVAKAYAAGKVAGIAGPALDTATAPERGSFAGFVETAVKSAIKTVRTGEEMSAAGLQGKASAQEVVQAVMSAEMTVQAVVTVRDKLVSAYLDIMRMGI; via the coding sequence ATGATCGTTCCCGCAGCAGGCGTCGCCAAGGCCTATGCCGCCGGCAAAGTGGCCGGCATCGCCGGTCCGGCGCTCGACACCGCGACGGCGCCGGAGCGCGGCAGCTTCGCCGGCTTCGTCGAGACCGCCGTCAAATCGGCCATCAAGACGGTCCGCACCGGCGAGGAAATGTCCGCCGCCGGCCTGCAAGGCAAGGCCAGCGCGCAGGAGGTGGTGCAGGCCGTGATGTCGGCGGAGATGACCGTGCAGGCCGTCGTCACCGTCCGCGACAAGCTCGTGAGCGCCTATCTCGACATCATGCGCATGGGGATCTGA
- a CDS encoding flagellin has product MGASSILTNTGAMVALQTLNRTSKDLQTVQDRISTGMKVATAKDNSSYWGIATTMKADVSALKALNENISINAATVQTARVGTENIQNLLSQVKSQLALATTASVDHSKITAELTSLQNQITNTINAASYNGENLLNNTTARTLVVSINRSATGISAVTDSVSGVDLTAVATAVGGYVTAITGGADAAAKAAAANTALTDATTGVEAQITTVVNAASSFGNIGKRLELQADFTSKLIDSLNEGIGTLVDANLNEESARLQALQVQQQLGIQALSIANGAPQNILSLFR; this is encoded by the coding sequence ATGGGTGCTTCCTCGATTCTCACCAACACCGGCGCCATGGTGGCGCTGCAGACCCTGAACCGCACCAGCAAGGATCTGCAGACGGTTCAGGATCGCATCTCCACCGGCATGAAGGTCGCCACCGCCAAGGACAACTCGTCCTACTGGGGTATCGCGACCACCATGAAGGCCGACGTGTCCGCCCTGAAGGCGCTGAACGAGAACATCTCGATCAACGCCGCGACTGTGCAGACCGCCCGCGTCGGCACCGAGAACATCCAGAACCTGCTGTCCCAGGTGAAGTCGCAGCTCGCGCTCGCCACCACCGCCTCGGTCGATCACTCCAAGATCACCGCGGAGCTGACCAGCCTGCAGAATCAGATCACCAACACGATCAACGCTGCGAGCTACAACGGCGAGAACCTGCTGAACAACACCACCGCCCGTACCCTGGTGGTGTCGATCAATCGCTCCGCGACCGGCATCTCCGCCGTGACCGACAGCGTGTCCGGCGTTGACCTGACGGCCGTTGCCACGGCGGTTGGCGGTTACGTGACCGCCATCACCGGTGGCGCCGACGCCGCTGCCAAGGCTGCCGCTGCCAACACCGCGCTGACCGACGCCACCACCGGCGTCGAGGCCCAGATCACCACCGTGGTGAACGCGGCCTCCAGCTTCGGTAACATCGGCAAGCGGCTTGAGCTGCAGGCCGACTTCACCAGCAAGCTGATCGACAGCCTGAACGAGGGTATCGGCACCCTGGTGGACGCCAACCTGAACGAGGAGTCCGCTCGTCTGCAGGCCCTGCAGGTGCAGCAGCAGCTCGGCATCCAGGCGCTCTCCATCGCCAATGGCGCGCCGCAGAACATCCTGTCGCTGTTCCGCTGA
- the flaF gene encoding flagellar biosynthesis regulator FlaF, whose translation MSVAAYRQSMRDTVSPRQLEHRVFSQVTAELEVCTRQPDAFATIRAVDRNRRLWGALVTDLAQPDNLLPDALKAGLISLGLWVNRYSSEVLTEGRPLNPLIEVNRTVMQGLGSAPAGAA comes from the coding sequence ATGAGCGTAGCCGCCTACCGTCAGTCGATGCGGGATACCGTCAGCCCGCGGCAGTTGGAACACCGGGTCTTCTCCCAGGTCACGGCTGAGCTGGAGGTCTGCACCCGGCAGCCGGACGCCTTCGCCACGATCCGGGCCGTGGACCGCAACCGCCGCCTCTGGGGCGCCCTGGTGACCGATCTGGCGCAACCCGACAACCTGTTGCCCGATGCCCTGAAGGCCGGCCTGATTTCGCTCGGACTCTGGGTGAACCGCTACAGCAGCGAAGTCCTGACCGAGGGCCGTCCGCTCAACCCGCTGATCGAGGTCAACCGGACCGTGATGCAGGGTCTGGGGTCGGCGCCGGCCGGTGCGGCCTGA
- a CDS encoding lytic murein transglycosylase family protein has protein sequence MRALGEVGATRRIFVKRSRRRLRRLLLLAALLGLGLVAPGWALSEPAILPATAPERLCLDAIRKAERAHRLPSRLLLALGVTESGRTVDGRLTVWPWTVNAEGQGRFFKSREEALTHVRALRARGVRSIDVGCLQVNLHWHPDAFPDLETALDPAANVGYAAALLKNLHGDLRNWTRSVKHYHSRTPERGEAYFDRVSENMRLVAQRRRDLADAPPTRQRTTPTPGGTVVRPVTDSLSAWRLPKAW, from the coding sequence ATGAGGGCGTTGGGCGAGGTCGGCGCGACGCGGCGCATCTTCGTGAAGCGCAGCCGCCGCCGCCTGCGCCGGCTGTTGCTGCTGGCGGCGCTGCTCGGGCTGGGACTTGTCGCCCCGGGCTGGGCCCTGTCAGAACCCGCCATCCTGCCGGCCACGGCGCCTGAGCGTCTCTGCCTGGACGCCATCCGCAAGGCCGAACGGGCGCACCGTCTGCCGTCCCGGCTGCTGCTGGCCCTGGGTGTCACGGAATCCGGCCGGACCGTGGACGGGCGCCTGACCGTCTGGCCCTGGACCGTCAATGCCGAAGGGCAGGGACGCTTCTTCAAGAGCCGGGAGGAAGCGCTGACGCATGTCCGCGCGCTGCGGGCCCGGGGCGTCCGGTCGATCGACGTGGGCTGCCTGCAGGTCAACCTGCACTGGCACCCTGATGCGTTTCCGGATCTGGAAACGGCGCTCGATCCCGCCGCCAATGTCGGCTACGCCGCCGCCCTGCTGAAGAACCTGCACGGCGATCTGCGCAACTGGACCCGCTCGGTCAAGCACTACCATTCCCGGACGCCCGAGCGGGGCGAAGCCTATTTCGACCGTGTCTCCGAGAACATGCGGCTGGTCGCCCAGCGCCGCCGCGATCTGGCCGACGCGCCGCCGACGCGCCAGCGCACAACCCCGACCCCCGGCGGCACCGTCGTCCGGCCCGTGACGGACTCGCTCAGCGCCTGGCGTCTGCCGAAGGCGTGGTAG
- a CDS encoding flagellar biosynthesis repressor FlbT has protein sequence MGLKLKLKPFEKFIVNGVVIENGRHRNTVTVANHAQVMTGRSIMQLEEANSPARRTYFAIQCMLIDPPRMAEHRRTYEMLIGPLSEAVTDTEMARHLAEAAAHVRDGDHYKALAALRPVIAYETGLLDDDRRPAGMTLPEAFAGG, from the coding sequence ATGGGCCTCAAGCTGAAGCTCAAGCCGTTCGAGAAGTTCATCGTCAACGGCGTGGTCATCGAGAACGGACGCCACCGCAACACGGTGACCGTCGCGAACCATGCCCAGGTGATGACCGGGCGCAGCATCATGCAGCTCGAAGAGGCGAATTCGCCGGCCCGGCGGACCTACTTCGCCATCCAGTGCATGCTGATCGACCCGCCCCGGATGGCCGAACATCGGCGCACCTACGAGATGCTGATCGGCCCCCTCAGCGAGGCCGTCACCGACACGGAGATGGCCCGGCATCTGGCCGAGGCGGCAGCGCATGTCCGGGACGGGGATCACTACAAGGCGCTCGCGGCCCTGCGGCCGGTGATCGCCTACGAGACCGGGTTGCTGGATGACGACCGGCGGCCGGCCGGTATGACGCTTCCGGAGGCGTTTGCCGGCGGTTAG
- the flgC gene encoding flagellar basal body rod protein FlgC yields MDPLASSFGIAASGMKAQATRLRVVAENMANASSTGETPGADPYRRKTIVFDSVLDRALRADTVRVKTIGRDSSDFRLSYEPGHPAADAKGYVKLPNVNTLVEMMDMREAGRSYEANLNVLQQARGMLGRTIDMLRG; encoded by the coding sequence ATGGACCCGCTTGCCTCCTCCTTCGGCATCGCCGCCTCCGGCATGAAGGCCCAGGCGACCCGCCTGCGTGTCGTCGCCGAGAACATGGCGAACGCCAGCTCCACCGGCGAGACGCCGGGCGCCGATCCCTACCGGCGCAAGACCATCGTCTTCGACAGCGTGCTCGACCGGGCGCTGCGGGCGGATACCGTCCGGGTCAAGACGATCGGCCGGGACAGTTCCGATTTCCGCCTGAGCTATGAGCCGGGCCATCCCGCCGCCGACGCGAAGGGCTACGTCAAGCTGCCCAACGTCAACACGCTGGTCGAGATGATGGACATGCGCGAGGCCGGGCGGTCCTACGAGGCCAACCTGAACGTGCTGCAACAGGCCCGCGGCATGCTGGGCCGCACCATCGACATGCTGCGCGGCTGA
- the fliI gene encoding flagellar protein export ATPase FliI, with amino-acid sequence MTVLAGLAADVQHLPGPVFHGKVSSCSGMTVEVEGLERRLAVGDACRVFARDGRALACEVIGFSVGRAVLMPFGPLDGLGLGCRVETGGEPASFRPALSWLGRVVDGFGRPVDGRGPLSRGDENRVLRAAPPHAYERRRIGPRLETGLRVVDTFVPLCRGQRLGVFAGSGVGKSTLLAMLARSSAADVNVIGLIGERGREVQEFIQDDLGPEGLARSVVVVATSDEPALMRRQAAWLTLGLAEYFRDQGRDVLCMMDSVTRFAMAQREIGLSAGEPPTTKGYPPTVFAELPRLLERAGPGREGTGDITGIFTVLVEGGDHDEPVADAVRGILDGHLVLTRSIAERGRYPAADVLKSVSRALPGCHSEEENLTMGRARALLARYESMEELVRLGAYKAGSDPELDLAIKANEPLENFLRQGKTETTASADAFARLQGILDGLVPEAPLPEAPMQKRLPRLAG; translated from the coding sequence ATGACCGTCCTTGCCGGCCTTGCCGCCGACGTCCAGCACCTTCCCGGTCCCGTCTTCCATGGAAAGGTGTCCTCCTGTTCGGGGATGACGGTCGAGGTCGAGGGGCTGGAACGGCGGCTGGCCGTCGGCGATGCGTGCCGGGTCTTCGCCCGTGACGGCCGGGCGCTCGCCTGCGAGGTCATCGGCTTCTCCGTCGGCCGCGCCGTTCTGATGCCCTTCGGTCCGCTGGACGGGCTGGGGCTGGGCTGCCGGGTGGAGACCGGGGGCGAGCCGGCCTCCTTCCGGCCGGCGCTCTCCTGGCTCGGGCGGGTCGTGGACGGGTTCGGGCGGCCGGTGGACGGCCGGGGGCCGTTGTCGCGCGGCGACGAGAACCGGGTGCTCCGCGCCGCGCCGCCCCACGCCTACGAACGTCGTCGCATCGGGCCGCGGCTGGAGACGGGGCTGCGGGTGGTGGATACCTTCGTGCCGCTCTGCCGCGGCCAACGCCTGGGCGTCTTCGCGGGATCGGGCGTGGGCAAATCCACCCTGCTGGCCATGCTCGCCCGCTCCAGCGCCGCCGACGTCAATGTGATCGGCCTGATCGGCGAGCGCGGACGCGAGGTGCAGGAGTTCATTCAGGACGATCTGGGGCCGGAGGGGCTGGCCCGTTCCGTCGTCGTCGTCGCCACCTCCGATGAACCGGCGCTGATGCGCCGGCAGGCGGCGTGGCTGACGCTGGGGCTGGCCGAGTACTTCCGCGACCAGGGCCGAGACGTGCTGTGCATGATGGACAGCGTCACCCGCTTCGCCATGGCCCAGCGCGAGATCGGCCTGTCTGCCGGCGAGCCGCCGACGACCAAGGGCTATCCGCCCACCGTCTTTGCGGAACTGCCCCGGCTGCTGGAGCGGGCCGGGCCGGGGCGGGAGGGCACGGGCGACATCACCGGCATCTTCACCGTGCTGGTGGAAGGCGGCGACCATGACGAGCCGGTGGCCGACGCGGTGCGCGGCATTCTCGACGGTCACCTGGTCCTGACCCGGTCCATCGCGGAGCGCGGCCGTTATCCGGCGGCGGATGTTCTCAAGAGCGTGTCCCGCGCCCTGCCCGGCTGCCATTCCGAGGAGGAGAACCTGACCATGGGGCGTGCCCGGGCGCTGCTGGCCCGGTACGAGTCGATGGAGGAACTGGTGCGGCTTGGCGCCTACAAAGCCGGCAGCGACCCCGAACTTGATCTCGCCATCAAGGCCAATGAACCGCTGGAGAACTTCCTGCGCCAGGGCAAGACCGAGACGACCGCGTCCGCCGACGCTTTCGCAAGGCTTCAGGGAATTCTGGACGGGTTGGTACCGGAGGCTCCCCTTCCGGAGGCGCCGATGCAGAAAAGACTCCCCCGTCTCGCGGGATGA
- a CDS encoding DUF1217 domain-containing protein: MSVVGFGAATVSGGTGSSITQWRLLGRTADRQKTVMMSDPVNKADTQYARAKLASVGTVDELMSDRRLYSYVMRAFGLEDQINSQALVRKILTSDLSDPSSAANRIADPRFRELAAAFNFGADSKSKSKTSPSFINQIADLYVRERYEESVSSKNESLGMMLDFTRNLPTKRSWAEVMADEGMAQVVRIIYDLPKPIGPVDAAEQAKSLEATIKFSVFTTVTSVQSAFRDDFFDVWDANGNPRGSSIPSKVQWEMLARSYDREKAAFATRYDVKSDVAALTKTIPTLDSVDDLLNDRKLLPIVLKAFDLEDKATDKTYLRKVLESDPNSATSFAAKAGPEEKALALAFGMTNSGAKRRGSPAFVEDIVNRYTTQSFEVSAGNANEALRLGLYFQRKAGGLTSWYQVLADQALAKVARLALNLPSQSAQIDLDRQVDMLSSKLDIKKLQDPAEVGKLIEKFLLMWDVTGEDNGNSAAASPLVQLLSGNGGRTSLDPSTLLAAASLRRRW; this comes from the coding sequence ATGAGCGTGGTCGGTTTCGGCGCCGCTACCGTCAGCGGCGGGACGGGGTCAAGCATCACGCAGTGGCGGTTGCTCGGTCGCACCGCCGACCGCCAGAAGACCGTCATGATGAGCGATCCGGTCAACAAGGCGGACACCCAGTATGCGCGGGCCAAGCTCGCCTCCGTCGGCACGGTCGACGAACTGATGTCGGACCGCCGCCTCTACAGCTATGTCATGCGGGCGTTCGGGCTGGAGGATCAGATCAACTCCCAGGCCCTGGTGCGCAAGATCCTCACCAGCGACCTGTCGGACCCGTCCTCCGCTGCGAACCGAATCGCCGATCCGCGGTTCCGGGAACTGGCGGCTGCGTTCAATTTCGGCGCCGACAGTAAATCGAAAAGCAAGACCAGTCCGTCGTTCATCAATCAGATCGCCGATCTGTACGTCAGGGAGCGGTATGAGGAGAGCGTCTCATCGAAGAACGAGTCGCTCGGGATGATGTTGGATTTCACCCGCAATCTCCCGACCAAACGCAGTTGGGCCGAGGTCATGGCCGACGAGGGGATGGCTCAGGTTGTTCGGATCATCTATGACCTGCCCAAACCTATCGGACCGGTCGATGCCGCTGAACAGGCAAAAAGCCTGGAAGCGACGATCAAGTTCTCGGTGTTCACGACAGTCACGTCCGTCCAGTCGGCTTTCCGGGATGATTTCTTCGATGTCTGGGACGCGAACGGGAATCCGCGAGGAAGCAGTATTCCATCGAAGGTCCAGTGGGAAATGCTTGCCCGTTCCTATGACAGGGAAAAGGCGGCATTCGCAACGCGGTATGATGTGAAGAGCGATGTCGCCGCCCTCACCAAGACGATCCCGACCCTGGACTCCGTTGATGACCTGCTGAACGACCGCAAGCTGCTGCCGATCGTGCTCAAGGCGTTCGATCTTGAGGACAAGGCGACGGACAAGACCTATCTGCGCAAGGTGCTGGAGAGCGATCCGAACAGCGCCACCTCCTTCGCGGCCAAGGCCGGTCCGGAAGAAAAAGCGCTGGCGCTTGCCTTCGGCATGACCAATTCCGGGGCGAAGCGGCGCGGCAGCCCCGCCTTCGTCGAGGATATCGTCAACCGCTATACGACGCAGAGCTTCGAGGTTTCGGCCGGCAATGCCAACGAGGCGCTGCGCCTGGGCCTCTACTTCCAGCGCAAGGCCGGGGGACTCACGAGCTGGTATCAGGTCCTCGCTGACCAGGCGTTGGCGAAGGTGGCTCGGCTGGCACTGAACCTGCCCTCCCAGTCCGCGCAGATCGATCTGGACCGGCAGGTCGACATGCTGTCGAGCAAGCTCGACATCAAGAAACTCCAGGACCCCGCAGAGGTGGGCAAGCTGATCGAGAAGTTCCTGCTGATGTGGGACGTGACCGGCGAGGACAACGGCAACAGTGCCGCCGCATCCCCGCTCGTCCAGCTTCTGTCCGGCAACGGTGGCCGCACGAGCCTGGACCCGTCCACGCTCCTGGCGGCGGCGTCCCTCCGGCGGCGCTGGTAG